One window from the genome of Pseudomonas frederiksbergensis encodes:
- a CDS encoding HlyD family type I secretion periplasmic adaptor subunit has product MNPVVPIRPIDSFADLPISDHKIRRLGVIIVGLIFGLFGTWAAIAPLDGAAYAPGVVTVQAYRKTVQHLEGGIVKAVLAHDGDIVKRDDPLIILDDAQLRFEYEMTRSQLLAARAMEARLIAERDMSSTVGFGEMTEPQNLRGMEARQGESHVFSARQNSRLGQIAVLRERIGQFRQQIKGLESMVGAKVKLEKSYSGEISDLSELLKQGFVDKQRLLEQERKLGLLRSEVADHRSTIDRTRLQISETQLQILQVDKEFNAEVVKQLAEVQTKIYDLQEKTSALEDRLSRVVIRAPDAGMVIDMTVHTIGGVVRPATPLLDIVPSVSDLVIEAQVAPVDIDRIAIGKRADIRFGAFNSATTPVIEGQVSSVSADRMTNEKTGTAYYLVRVRVTQEGAQTLGERKLLPGMPADVLIITGQRTLLQYLMQPARNALSQSMIEE; this is encoded by the coding sequence ATGAACCCCGTGGTGCCCATTCGCCCAATTGACAGCTTCGCCGACCTGCCGATATCCGACCATAAGATCCGACGCCTGGGTGTGATCATCGTAGGGCTGATCTTCGGCCTGTTCGGCACCTGGGCGGCCATCGCGCCACTCGACGGCGCCGCCTATGCACCCGGTGTCGTCACCGTGCAGGCTTATCGCAAGACCGTCCAGCACCTTGAGGGCGGCATCGTCAAGGCGGTACTTGCCCATGACGGGGACATCGTCAAGCGCGACGATCCGCTGATCATCCTGGACGACGCGCAGCTGCGCTTTGAATACGAGATGACGCGAAGCCAATTGCTCGCGGCCAGGGCGATGGAGGCGAGGCTCATCGCCGAGCGCGACATGTCGTCGACGGTAGGTTTCGGCGAGATGACCGAGCCGCAGAACCTGCGGGGCATGGAGGCGCGCCAGGGCGAGAGCCATGTATTCAGCGCCCGGCAAAACTCACGCCTGGGCCAGATCGCGGTGTTGCGCGAGCGCATCGGCCAGTTCCGGCAACAGATCAAGGGCCTGGAATCGATGGTCGGCGCCAAAGTCAAGCTGGAGAAATCCTACAGCGGCGAAATCAGCGACTTGTCCGAACTGCTCAAGCAAGGCTTCGTCGACAAGCAGCGCTTGCTCGAGCAGGAACGCAAGTTGGGACTGCTGCGTTCGGAAGTCGCCGACCACCGCTCAACCATCGACCGAACGCGTTTGCAAATCAGCGAAACACAGTTGCAGATCCTCCAGGTGGACAAGGAATTCAACGCCGAGGTGGTCAAGCAACTGGCCGAGGTACAAACCAAGATCTACGACCTCCAGGAAAAAACCTCGGCCCTGGAAGACCGGCTCAGCCGCGTGGTCATCCGTGCGCCCGACGCGGGCATGGTGATCGACATGACGGTGCACACCATCGGCGGCGTGGTACGACCGGCCACGCCATTGCTGGATATCGTTCCTTCGGTATCCGACCTGGTAATCGAGGCCCAGGTCGCGCCGGTGGATATCGACCGCATCGCCATCGGCAAGCGGGCCGACATCCGTTTCGGCGCCTTCAACAGCGCGACCACCCCCGTGATCGAGGGCCAGGTCAGCAGCGTCTCGGCCGACCGGATGACCAACGAAAAGACGGGGACGGCTTATTACCTGGTGCGGGTGCGAGTGACCCAGGAGGGCGCGCAAACGCTGGGTGAGCGCAAATTGCTGCCAGGGATGCCGGCGGATGTGTTGATTATTACGGGGCAACGCACGCTGTTGCAGTATCTGATGCAACCGGCGCGCAATGCGCTTTCCCAATCGATGATCGAGGAATGA
- a CDS encoding LysR family transcriptional regulator — MDRLQAMQVFRRIVELGGFGRAADDLGLPRATVSLLIQQLESHLGVQLLQRTTRQVRATLDGEAYYQRCGQLLDELDDLENSVSTQRSQPRGTLRVDMPIAFGCTWIVPNLPAFYRRYPQLQLDLGFHDRQVHLQREGVDCAIRAGTIVDQALVARPIVRLHQVTCASPGYLVRAGTPQRLEALAEHRAISFAAGNGRFFPFEFEVAGQVRELQLPSELTVNNADAYVTACEAGLGLIQAPRYHVQRQLAEGRLVQVLAEHPVPSWPISVVYPPHRQLSPRVRVFIDWVIELLHGVADVQGELMEKV; from the coding sequence ATGGACCGATTACAGGCAATGCAAGTGTTCCGGCGCATCGTCGAACTGGGCGGTTTTGGCCGGGCAGCCGATGACCTGGGGTTGCCTCGGGCCACCGTCAGCCTGTTGATCCAGCAGTTGGAAAGTCACTTGGGCGTGCAACTGCTGCAGCGCACCACCCGTCAAGTGCGCGCCACCCTCGATGGCGAAGCCTATTACCAGCGCTGCGGCCAATTGCTGGACGAGCTGGATGATTTGGAGAACTCGGTTTCCACGCAACGAAGCCAACCCCGGGGCACCTTGCGCGTGGACATGCCCATCGCCTTCGGCTGCACCTGGATCGTGCCGAACCTGCCGGCGTTCTATCGGCGCTACCCGCAGCTGCAATTGGACCTGGGTTTCCACGACCGCCAAGTGCACCTGCAACGCGAAGGTGTCGATTGCGCCATCCGGGCCGGCACTATCGTCGACCAGGCGCTGGTAGCGCGGCCGATCGTGCGGTTGCATCAAGTGACCTGTGCCAGCCCGGGATATCTGGTTCGCGCAGGTACGCCGCAGCGACTTGAAGCACTGGCCGAGCACCGCGCCATTAGTTTTGCCGCCGGCAATGGGCGCTTCTTTCCGTTCGAGTTCGAGGTGGCGGGGCAGGTGCGCGAGCTGCAGTTGCCGTCCGAACTGACCGTCAACAACGCCGACGCCTACGTGACGGCTTGCGAAGCGGGGCTCGGCTTGATCCAGGCGCCGCGTTATCACGTCCAGCGGCAGTTGGCCGAGGGGCGCCTGGTGCAAGTGTTGGCTGAACATCCGGTGCCGTCATGGCCGATTTCGGTGGTCTATCCGCCGCATCGGCAGTTGTCGCCCAGGGTGCGGGTGTTCATCGACTGGGTGATCGAATTGCTGCATGGCGTGGCGGACGTGCAAGGTGAACTGATGGAGAAAGTGTGA
- a CDS encoding TolC family outer membrane protein: MVVSVALLGSAWVLAVGVAVAQTEVAVPPGVNASMYSTDLMQLYREARLEDPQVLASFAQAQAGTEHQREAKGALLPQLSFNAGSNRIHQESDLVERSYDSESYGLVLRQYLYNKAAWENYQKFKSLARQSESQALDSQAEAAVELAQRYFTALAAEDELELVKAERRTTQKSLDRVNALYEKQMALITDQLDLKARVDLLSAQELDARNQASLSREALAEIVGRPVKERLDRIRSDRQLQVSAQSLESWVRDGIAFNPALKANESGVEAAGAALRSGKGGHYPTLSLNLSAQQTNEGYNNSLAPRTDSYVAGIGLQVPLYSGGSTSARVRGLYQDQIVAEQQMEAVRRRVVKEITNAYLTANSNGEKIGANRLALESAQLSRVAAEKALSYGMVNSVDVLASVRNEFRARRDLLKTQYEFLSNVLTLNRWAGRPPADSIEHVNGWLSPGSAGQDFR; the protein is encoded by the coding sequence ATGGTCGTGTCGGTCGCGTTGCTGGGCAGTGCCTGGGTGTTGGCGGTGGGCGTCGCCGTGGCGCAAACCGAGGTCGCGGTGCCCCCCGGGGTAAACGCCTCGATGTATTCCACCGACCTCATGCAGTTGTATCGCGAGGCGCGGCTGGAAGACCCGCAAGTGCTCGCCTCCTTTGCGCAAGCACAGGCGGGAACCGAGCACCAGCGCGAGGCCAAGGGCGCGCTGTTGCCGCAGCTGTCGTTCAATGCCGGGTCGAACCGGATTCATCAGGAAAGCGATCTGGTGGAACGTAGTTACGACAGCGAAAGCTATGGCCTGGTGTTGCGTCAGTATCTCTACAACAAGGCGGCATGGGAGAACTATCAAAAATTCAAGAGCCTGGCCAGGCAGTCCGAGTCGCAAGCGCTCGACAGCCAGGCCGAGGCCGCCGTGGAACTGGCCCAGCGCTATTTCACCGCGTTGGCGGCCGAGGATGAACTGGAACTGGTGAAGGCCGAGCGTCGCACCACGCAAAAGAGCCTGGACCGGGTCAATGCGCTGTACGAGAAGCAGATGGCGTTGATCACCGATCAACTCGACCTCAAAGCCAGGGTGGACCTGCTTTCGGCGCAAGAGCTGGACGCCCGCAACCAGGCCAGCCTCAGCCGCGAGGCACTGGCGGAGATTGTCGGTCGGCCAGTCAAGGAACGGCTCGACCGGATTCGCAGTGACCGGCAATTGCAGGTGTCGGCACAGAGCCTGGAGAGCTGGGTCCGTGATGGCATCGCCTTCAATCCGGCGCTCAAGGCCAACGAGAGCGGTGTCGAGGCGGCAGGCGCGGCGCTGCGCAGCGGCAAGGGCGGGCATTATCCGACCCTGAGCTTGAACCTAAGCGCGCAACAGACCAACGAGGGTTACAACAACTCATTGGCCCCCCGCACCGACAGCTATGTCGCGGGCATCGGCCTGCAAGTGCCGCTGTACAGCGGCGGCTCAACCTCGGCGCGGGTCCGTGGGCTGTATCAGGATCAGATAGTTGCCGAGCAGCAGATGGAAGCCGTGCGGCGGCGGGTGGTCAAGGAGATCACCAACGCCTACCTGACCGCCAACTCCAATGGGGAAAAAATCGGCGCGAACCGGCTGGCGCTGGAGTCGGCACAGCTGTCCAGGGTGGCGGCGGAAAAAGCGCTGAGCTATGGGATGGTCAATTCGGTCGATGTGCTGGCCAGCGTGCGCAACGAATTTCGCGCCCGACGGGATCTGCTCAAGACCCAGTACGAATTCCTCAGCAACGTGCTGACGCTCAACCGCTGGGCTGGCAGGCCACCCGCCGACAGTATCGAACACGTCAATGGCTGGCTGAGCCCTGGCAGCGCTGGGCAGGATTTCCGTTGA
- a CDS encoding M10 family metallopeptidase C-terminal domain-containing protein, giving the protein MDNADSNAGLTPRAGTGKTFVDLDGYNDSKKIAVAPDGKIWLAGMTGVDKGWENEGYRTSLMRFNADGTPDTTFSDDGKTQLPHDIYPGEGYSAAVQPDGKYLLVYPQFTSGIAMIRINTDGTVDQGFGIDGKAIVPATWGDYASATVQPDGKILVSNRDSYENLFSVSRLNADGTVDSTFNGGNAIEFNIPDIGALEGYGFTLQADGKLLVPGYNGEMVVARLNADGSLDSSFGTDGLADTQVAGLAAAVTVQADGKILLAGGGEQEGSGYDFKIIRLNQDGTLDTSFGNAGVAVLDLTGDRDMARDITVLADGKILVAGQSTYFGNPDFSLIRLNPDGTLDTTFGALEGVLPRIDGAQGDDVLSGSYVPERLSGHDGADLLDGAGQRDVLEGGAGADVFRINVIGDSYRIDGQVVSDRIADFDANLDRIDLTSLGFSGFGNGLDGTLAVQVNEAGTRTYLKSFEANWQGHRFELALDGDLADALNETNVVFAPQRVQGTDSADRLVGSVVGDEILAGAGNDVVSGGNGHDVIDGGLGRDVLSGGEGSDVFRYDSLEDSFRTADGNFQDRITDFNPLTDKIDVSALGFTELWSGYYTSLRAVVSEDGQRTYLKSYDADEEGRRFEITLEGNVASELSDNNFIFASGDDAFAELQLLGVAAPEQFG; this is encoded by the coding sequence ATGGACAACGCAGACAGCAACGCAGGATTGACCCCACGAGCGGGCACCGGCAAGACCTTCGTCGACCTTGACGGCTACAACGACAGCAAGAAAATCGCGGTGGCCCCGGACGGCAAGATATGGCTGGCGGGCATGACCGGGGTGGACAAGGGCTGGGAAAACGAAGGCTACCGGACCTCGCTGATGCGCTTCAACGCCGACGGCACCCCCGATACGACCTTCAGCGACGATGGCAAGACGCAGCTTCCCCACGATATCTACCCGGGGGAAGGCTACAGCGCGGCCGTGCAGCCGGATGGGAAATATTTGCTGGTCTATCCGCAATTCACGTCCGGCATCGCCATGATCCGGATCAATACCGACGGTACCGTGGACCAGGGGTTTGGTATCGACGGCAAAGCCATCGTGCCGGCGACTTGGGGCGATTATGCCAGTGCCACGGTACAGCCTGACGGCAAGATCCTCGTGTCGAATCGTGACAGCTATGAGAATCTTTTTTCGGTCAGTCGCCTCAATGCCGACGGGACGGTTGACTCGACCTTCAATGGCGGCAACGCCATCGAATTCAACATCCCGGACATTGGCGCGCTGGAAGGGTACGGATTCACGCTGCAAGCGGACGGCAAATTACTGGTGCCGGGTTACAACGGCGAGATGGTGGTCGCGCGCTTGAATGCCGACGGCAGCCTGGACAGCAGTTTCGGCACGGACGGCCTGGCCGACACGCAGGTGGCAGGCTTGGCGGCCGCCGTCACAGTCCAGGCCGATGGCAAGATCCTGCTGGCCGGTGGCGGCGAACAAGAGGGCAGCGGTTATGATTTCAAGATCATCCGGCTGAATCAGGACGGCACGCTGGACACCAGCTTCGGCAATGCCGGCGTAGCGGTGCTTGACCTGACCGGGGATCGGGATATGGCGCGGGACATCACCGTACTGGCGGACGGGAAAATCCTCGTGGCGGGGCAGAGCACCTATTTCGGCAACCCTGATTTCAGCCTCATCCGGCTCAACCCCGACGGCACGCTCGACACCACGTTCGGCGCCCTTGAAGGTGTCTTGCCGCGCATTGATGGGGCGCAGGGCGATGATGTCCTGTCAGGCAGCTATGTCCCGGAGCGACTCAGCGGTCATGACGGTGCCGACTTGCTCGACGGCGCCGGGCAACGGGACGTGCTGGAGGGCGGCGCCGGTGCCGATGTCTTTCGGATCAACGTGATCGGCGACAGCTATCGTATCGACGGCCAGGTGGTCAGCGATCGCATCGCCGATTTCGACGCCAACCTGGATCGCATCGACTTGACGTCGCTGGGTTTCAGCGGGTTCGGCAATGGATTGGACGGAACCTTGGCGGTGCAGGTCAATGAGGCAGGGACGCGAACCTATCTGAAAAGCTTCGAAGCGAACTGGCAGGGCCATCGTTTCGAACTGGCCTTGGACGGTGACCTGGCTGACGCCCTCAATGAAACCAATGTGGTATTCGCGCCGCAACGGGTCCAGGGGACGGACTCAGCCGACCGGCTGGTGGGCTCGGTAGTCGGCGACGAGATACTCGCCGGTGCCGGTAACGATGTCGTTTCGGGCGGCAATGGGCACGATGTCATCGATGGCGGGCTGGGACGTGACGTGCTCAGTGGCGGCGAGGGTTCGGATGTATTTCGCTACGATTCCCTCGAGGACAGCTTCCGCACGGCGGACGGTAACTTCCAGGATCGGATCACCGATTTCAATCCGCTCACCGACAAGATCGATGTGTCGGCGTTGGGTTTCACCGAACTCTGGAGCGGTTACTACACATCGCTGCGAGCGGTTGTCAGCGAAGACGGCCAGCGGACCTACCTGAAAAGCTACGACGCCGATGAAGAAGGGCGCCGATTCGAGATTACCCTGGAGGGCAATGTGGCTTCGGAACTGAGCGACAACAACTTTATTTTTGCTTCCGGCGACGATGCCTTTGCCGAGCTGCAACTGCTGGGCGTAGCTGCCCCGGAGCAATTCGGCTAG
- a CDS encoding type I secretion system permease/ATPase, which yields MRSAPENSLKKALKACRDSFISVGFFSFFINALMLVPTFYMLQVYERVITSGSLTTLAMLTLIMTTLVITLGSLEWIRSRIMVRVSTRLDVLLGRQVYKASFKRALDSGGMDASAQSLNDLTGLRQFLSGNGLFAFFDAPWLPIYIAVMFLFHPWFGWVATASALLLLALAFLNERLTGPALAQANKEHIGATLDTTKNLRNAEVIESMGMLETLIDRWGRRQRNVLMLQSLASDRGALISTLSRTFRLLVQSLVLGLGAYLAVDHQVGAGLVFAGAVLLGRALAPIDLIIGSWKGFIAARSQYSRLNDILDKQQAQPERMPLLAPQGDVRVENLVVAAPGSRTAIIRNISFSAPAGCTVGIIGPSAAGKSTLARALIGVWPPQLGVIRLDGADISAWDKQELGPYIGYLPQDIELFEGTVGENIARFAEVDSAKVILAAMTAGVHEMILQLPDGYDTVLGSEGIMLSAGQRQRIGLARALYGNPRLIVLDEPNSNLDDVGDRALAAAVQQLKLTGATLFVITHRTNIVSQLDRLMVLNAGVISVYGPREHVLAELNAQRQQAQTPAVPASSGAASVDTGKGDSDEPRGAHSPN from the coding sequence ATGCGAAGCGCACCTGAAAACAGTCTGAAAAAAGCATTGAAAGCCTGTCGGGACAGTTTCATTTCTGTCGGTTTCTTCAGCTTTTTCATCAACGCGCTGATGCTTGTCCCGACCTTCTACATGCTCCAGGTGTACGAGCGCGTGATCACCAGTGGAAGCCTCACGACGTTGGCGATGCTGACGCTGATCATGACGACCCTGGTGATCACGCTTGGCTCCCTGGAATGGATCCGTTCGCGCATCATGGTCCGGGTCAGTACCCGGTTGGACGTGTTGCTTGGCCGCCAGGTCTACAAGGCCAGTTTCAAACGGGCCCTGGACAGTGGCGGCATGGATGCCTCGGCCCAGTCGTTGAACGACCTGACAGGCTTGCGGCAGTTTCTTTCCGGCAACGGGCTGTTCGCTTTTTTCGATGCGCCTTGGCTGCCGATCTATATCGCCGTGATGTTTCTTTTCCACCCCTGGTTTGGCTGGGTTGCCACGGCCAGCGCCTTGTTGTTGCTGGCGCTCGCCTTTCTCAATGAGCGGCTGACCGGACCGGCACTGGCCCAGGCCAACAAGGAACACATCGGGGCGACACTCGACACGACGAAAAACCTGCGCAACGCCGAAGTGATCGAATCCATGGGCATGCTTGAAACCCTGATTGACCGTTGGGGACGGCGCCAGCGCAACGTGCTGATGTTGCAGTCGTTGGCCAGCGACAGAGGCGCCCTCATCAGCACGCTCTCACGCACCTTCCGGCTCCTCGTGCAATCGCTGGTGCTGGGGCTCGGCGCCTACCTCGCGGTGGACCATCAAGTGGGGGCGGGCCTGGTGTTCGCCGGGGCGGTGCTGCTGGGGCGCGCACTGGCGCCTATCGATCTGATCATCGGCAGTTGGAAAGGGTTTATCGCCGCGCGCTCACAGTACAGCCGCCTGAACGACATTCTCGACAAGCAGCAGGCGCAACCCGAGCGCATGCCTTTGCTGGCGCCACAGGGGGACGTGCGGGTCGAGAACCTGGTTGTCGCCGCACCGGGTTCCAGGACCGCGATCATCAGGAACATCAGTTTCAGCGCGCCGGCCGGTTGCACGGTCGGCATCATCGGCCCAAGCGCTGCGGGCAAGTCGACCCTGGCCCGGGCCCTGATCGGGGTGTGGCCACCACAACTCGGGGTGATTCGGCTCGATGGCGCGGATATCAGTGCCTGGGACAAACAGGAGTTGGGCCCCTACATCGGTTATTTGCCCCAGGACATCGAACTGTTCGAAGGCACCGTCGGTGAGAACATCGCCCGTTTCGCCGAGGTCGATTCGGCGAAAGTCATCCTGGCGGCCATGACCGCTGGCGTGCACGAGATGATTTTGCAGCTGCCCGATGGCTACGACACCGTGCTGGGCAGCGAGGGCATCATGCTGTCGGCGGGACAACGCCAGCGCATCGGCCTGGCGCGGGCCCTGTACGGGAATCCGCGGCTGATCGTCCTCGACGAACCCAACTCCAATCTGGACGACGTGGGTGACCGTGCCCTGGCAGCCGCCGTGCAGCAACTCAAGCTGACCGGCGCGACCTTATTCGTCATTACCCACCGGACCAACATCGTGTCGCAACTTGACCGGCTGATGGTGTTGAACGCCGGTGTCATCAGTGTCTATGGGCCTCGCGAGCATGTCCTGGCCGAACTCAACGCGCAGCGACAGCAGGCACAGACGCCAGCCGTACCCGCAAGCTCCGGCGCGGCTTCGGTCGACACCGGCAAGGGTGATTCCGATGAACCCCGTGGTGCCCATTCGCCCAATTGA
- a CDS encoding response regulator transcription factor — protein sequence MRPDHRSSIRVLLIDCRPLVLRGLHDLINARKPQMEVSGQASTYTNALDLADQLRPNVIFFSFFPDALNPLEVVAGLTRNTEMKVLVLKGLYEAVPVAQAIEAGARGVVLAEDPTESIIRAIIKVHHRDTGSDRAWAGGLSGYATMGHVPTQCNLEQAKQARLTLREKELIRAIVADPSAKYISIAGRLGISEHTVHNHLSNIYQKLNLINRIDLLMYALKHGLTNNEDPPESTWVELD from the coding sequence ATGAGACCGGACCACCGAAGTTCGATACGCGTCTTGCTGATCGATTGTCGCCCCCTTGTGTTGAGGGGATTGCACGATCTGATCAATGCCAGGAAACCCCAGATGGAAGTCAGCGGCCAGGCCTCCACCTACACCAACGCCCTGGATCTCGCCGACCAATTACGCCCCAACGTGATTTTTTTCAGCTTCTTTCCCGATGCGCTGAATCCGCTGGAGGTCGTCGCCGGGCTCACCCGCAACACCGAGATGAAAGTGCTGGTGCTCAAGGGATTGTACGAAGCCGTACCCGTTGCCCAGGCTATCGAGGCGGGCGCGCGCGGTGTCGTGTTGGCGGAAGACCCGACGGAATCGATCATCCGCGCGATCATCAAGGTTCATCACCGCGATACCGGGTCAGACAGGGCTTGGGCCGGAGGGTTGTCAGGCTATGCCACGATGGGTCATGTACCCACCCAGTGCAACCTGGAGCAGGCGAAGCAGGCGCGACTGACCCTGCGTGAGAAAGAGCTGATTCGAGCCATCGTCGCCGACCCGTCCGCCAAGTACATCAGCATCGCAGGGCGCCTGGGCATCAGCGAGCACACTGTGCACAACCACCTCAGCAACATTTACCAGAAGCTCAATCTCATCAACCGGATCGACTTGCTGATGTACGCCCTCAAGCACGGGCTGACCAATAACGAGGATCCCCCCGAGTCCACCTGGGTGGAACTGGACTGA